GGTTGTGAGGACCCTGGATGATGTACTTTACCAGACCGATGAGGACGCttacctttatttttattacgttccaaaataaacaaaaatcaattgtagtctttttttctgcttgttttgaaaCATACGCATGATGCTGTAGTAACTAGATGTGTAAGACTGTCTCATAGGCTTTAATTAATTCTACATGGCTGAATATAAATCCATGTAACTATACTTTGCACTGAGCTCCACAAAAACCAACCACTGGTTCTCtgtttgtggtcattttattAATCTTAAACATTTCTTTAGGAATATGTAAAGTGCAagattaatattaataaataaaactgtaattataagttaatataaaaatcaatGTTAGGGACTATATTATGCGATAAACAATTTAGTGACAACCTATTATGTAATTTAtactaatgtttttattttgtaaagaggACTCGAAGTACTATTGGTTCATTTTGTGGTTGAACTTGACGTTACTGCAGTCTTGGGGAGTGTGTGCTCGTTTTGTATTACGGAGCAGCCAGGGGAAAAAAACGCCCGTGACTTGATGCAGTGTAGTTAATAACGATAGGGTCATTTTTTCCACATTAGACGCAGTATTAGATGACATATAAAACAGTGTTGTAATCATAGGAATATATCGTTGGCTACAGTGCCAACAATTATACAATCCCAAATTAGGGACATCATTGGATATCCGCCTGTGATGATGGTGTCTGGGCCTGGATCCAATCCGAAAAGGGTTTATGGCCTGGTGTATGGCTCACCTGGGTTACGATGTCGTTAAATAATTCCTGATTTATCGTTTACACCCAAGCAGGGCCGTGCACCGCAGGGCTGCGATAGTAAATATCAAACAAACCCTTACTCTTCAATCGGACTAGGGGACCAGGAGGGGTCAGTGCGCTTGTTTTCTCACGTCTTCACGACCCGCACGGCCGAGCAGGGAAGTGAAAGGTTTGGAGTAACAATGGGAGAAGTTTGTGAAGAGAAGGACACGAAGACAtggctttttttaatttggcaaGTCTGCAAcgttttcatgtctttatttttcgCTCTTGCAACATACGTGCAGGTGAGGGTTATAGttttacacttttgtttttttagcattCGTGTCGAAATCAGTAAACAAACAATCTGCTGTGCTTAATGCTAGATCAATGATCCAGATGCAGGCCTGTGGATGGTAAGGTAACAACCATGACCAACCAGTTTTGGGATTTCTTTTCAAATACTTTTACTATTAACACCATGTTCCTGTTGCAGACTGGGTATGGTGTTCCTGCAGTCCTGTGTGCATTTATTGGCTTGAAACCCCATGTGACAGGTAAAGGGATGATGCAGGCCATGGTGCTAATCTTTTAGTGTATGTATGGATTACCTATCAATAATAAGCCTGATGATCACCATAtctgtgacagtgacagtgacagtttgcatgttttcctgtttatccACTATCCCTAAATTGTTGAATTCTGCCTTGATTGCAATTTCCTCCCTGCAGAAAGCGCCATCAAGTGGTTGTATCGTGACTGTGCAGCTCAGTGAAACTCATTAACAGTATAGGAAAGTGCAGACCAAACTgcattcttttattttcttttattgtagaGACTTTGCCCTGGAGGCGAGTTGCTGACCTCCATGTGATGATTTCCAGCGCTGTCATTGCCATGCTGGGATGGACACTTTATAAAGAGCGGGTCACACAGATTTTCCAACAGGAGGAGGGCAGgtatgtgcatttttctcttttattatttacttgAAAGATCTGTTGACctgtaattattaattaatttataagCAGAGATGATTCACATAAAATTATAAGTTTGCATTCAATATTTTCTCCTTCAGAGAATTTTCTGGTCTCACGTTGACGGTTGTTTGGCTCCTCCTGTGTCGCCACTCTGGGAGGTAATGTTAGTGATGAAACCAAGGGATTTTCCTGgattctttgtttttcaaaatgactCCACATTGTGTCTGAGAGACGGATGCcactccactcctctcctcttccaggGCTCCTGTCGGGATGCTCAGAGTCTCAACAGCAGTTGCCATCACAGTCTTCCCCTTTGTGGCTTGGCTTTACTACTACATCAACAAGGAGCTGAGGTCAAACTGGCCTTCACATTGTACCACAGCTATTTAGATGTCAACTTTGCACTTTTTCCCTGATTAATCATTTCCATTGTTGTGTTCTTTGACTGAAATCAAAAATGTTgctacagtaaatatttataatatcactgaaatacaaacatatgACAGCTAAGGGGCATTTAAAAAACTTTCATCCAGTGTTTACCTGCAAACTGTGTTGCATCAGTATTACAAACTCAGTCTTTCCATTGGACGTTTGattaaatatgtaattttcAAGTGATAAATGTTGAGGAGTCAAATGAAGTGCACTATGTAAATAAGATTGAATATAATAAAAGATTAAATCAAGGTGGCCTTTAATTGCAATTTATACATAATGGATTCATGGTAGGTTTAGAGTAACATACTGGGCTAATTGTTTTACATATAAGAGCTGAAAATAGATACTGTTAGtgctgttgatttttttcatgtacATTTGTGTATTGGATTCTTATGGTCTGTATTTGTATGTAGGGGGGTCAAGGTGCTACTAACCACTTCAAATGAAGTAAAATATCTTGTTTAAATTTAGAGCAAGTATGATGTCAAGCCACTAACAAAACCTTTTAAATAGACTTAAGATATTTCATGGATAAAGAACCTGCTATAGCTTTAATGTCCAATATAACAATATAGTATAAATCTATATAAGAAGCATTTTGGCCCATCTGAGACATATCACTACATGTTCTGGAGTCATGGACACAGCAAGTATGTCGTGGCCGTGCATTGTTCCAGTGTGATCAATGGTATATATAAGGAACTGGTGTTTGGGTATGGATTTATTTTAAACGAGACAATTAAGTCTCTTTGCCTCAGGAGGCAGCAGAGCGCACAGAAACTGATAAAAAACCATAGAAGAAGACATTACATCTCTACGTCATTTCCGCCTGGGCACTGATCTGGGAGCAGTATTTCCAGAGAGGCGAGCCTGTTTAATGTCATTGCAGCTGGTCAGGACTGACTGGAGAACAGCGTTTTCTGTCATTATTCGTGTCTGAGGTTGTAGCCGGTTCCTTGTGTAAGCGGCGGTTCAGTCATGGGTCCGACCATGACCCTGAGTGTTTTGTACCGCGGGTTGTTTCACACTAACGCTAAAGTCTTGCAGACATGTACACAGAGTCCGGCCGGCAGACTCGTACACAGTGTTTTACGCAGAGAACCCGGACCGAGTCAGACGCTGTCGACACGGAGAGCTCACTGCTGCCTGGTAGgtcaaagctgcagcagctgctgtaacACCAAACTCCATTAAGAAATGTGCTAATTTAGCGCACTCTGCTGCGAAGTTCACAGCCACGGCTTCTAAAATACAACCACACAGCACTCATTTATAATAAAACTATAGTCTTCTGTTCCGTGCACGCCTCTATTTGTGGCACATTTACATGTAGTTTCGAAAATATTTCACGAGACATTTTTTAGAGGGCAGTTAACGCATTGAAATTGCTAATAGCTAGTAACTCACTAATATAATGTGGTAGTAGGGACACGCACACCAAACTCCATTTACAAGTTCGCTACTTTATCATACTTGCTGCGAAAGTTAGCAAAGCCGCggttttaaacacattttaaatgggataattaacataaaaataatcagcaatAGTTAGTCAGTTACTGGGTCTCCAGTCATTTTTTTGGAGGACGCAATGATTAAAATATCAGAGATTTCTGCACCTCTTTCCCTGATCCAACATCACCTTGAGTTGGAAAATCTTTGAATGGAGTTTGGCTGAATGCCTTGATGTTTGTATTATTGCTTTAAGTCTCAGCACAGCTCTTGATTTCCTGTGATTGCCTGTTAACAGGGGAACATAAGTCAGTGGTACACCTGCAGAGCAGCACCATGGCTGAATCACTGCTCCAGATCGTTCTCCTCAACACCTCCTTCATCGTCACCAGGGGATAGACCAAAGAAGTCTGGGGTGAGTTTGTGaaaaacctcacacactcacactcactcctatgggcaatttagagtcaccaatcaacctgacatacatgtttttggactgtgggaggaaaccagagtacatggagaaaacccacacaagcacagggagaacatgcaaactccacacagaaaggcccctgatgggtttcaaaccaggaaccttcttgctgtgaggcaacagtgctaaccactaatctaTTACTTGTACAATAGAAGTGCCATTTGTTGAAGTTGTTTGAGGAAGATAAGTCCTAATTTACTCCTGATTTGTGTATGTGGGGAGTGAAATGGCCAGATAGCTATTGTAACTATTAGCTATGTCAGTATGTTGGTAACTGACTCAAACCTGACTCACAAATAATCAAATTATCTGTTGAGTTAAAGTAAAGTGTTGAACAATTACTTGAAAATTATTTGAGCAGTGAAACTACATGGATAACAGACAGGccttacttttatttatttattatgatcTCTCTTTTAATCAGCTGTTGACAGTCTGTTTGTGATGAGACACTGTGAACTCTTGACAGTCTGAGCAGAGAAGAACATGTAGTAGTAGTTgggtgatttttaaaaaaaatgttttgtcattgttttctctTCAAAGCCGGTGACATGGAAATCTCTAGCAATAACATTTACCATCGGAGGCGCTATACTCGGAGGgatgaaatatttcaaaaaagaaaaagaagaaagtgagtgttttgttttctaaataaaGATATTCTTGTTGTACAACCTAGAAATACTCCTGTATCTGTAGCTCtacttgttttgattttggatCTTGCAGTGATTGAGAAAGAAAGGAACAGGTCAATAGGTAGACCGGCACTGGGTGGTCCATTCTCGCTCATCGATCACAACAACAAGCCCACCAAGAGTGAGGACTTCCTGGGTCGGTGGATCCTCATCTATTTTGGGTTTACTCACTGCCCCGACATCTGCCCAGaagaaatagagaaaatgatTGAAGTGGTGAATGAAATAGGTAAGGAAAACTATTTTCGTCATCGGCTGTATTGCGCAACAGGAAGTTAACATCTGGTATCGTGATTTTTCCAAACgtcctgttcttgtttttcacagacaaaataaagtcTCTTCCAAACCTGACACCCATTCTCATCACCATCGATCCTGACAGGGACACACCAGAGGCATTGGCTGCTTATGTAAAAGGTACAAAAGCTGTATGAACTGACTGTAACTGTAtctatgtttctgtgtgtatagAGTAAATTGTGCTTAATCCACAGGGAGAATGGATACTCCCTGTATTTAGCCTGAATTCTTGACAAATATACTCCAGGCAGGTTGCCTGTAAGCTACAACTAAAGAAAAGCCTAAAATTAGGAAATGTGGTTATAAAAGCCCTTGTAGTTTCATGGGAAATCAGAAAAAGGAAGAACAGAGGCAGAAACTGATTCAGTCTGAGAAATCCAGACTGCATCAGAACAGGACTGGAGCCGGCTGTAATATTATTGATATGGGAACACTAAAACCTTTATCATTATATTGTCTCCTTATGTTGTATGACATCAGTCATGTTGGTTGACTCAATATTAAATTGGTTTCAGTTTTGATCAGATCAGAAACACATAATGTCgaatttctgttttcaaactGTTGATTGTTTTAGGTTTAAACAGATAATTTCCACATCATCCAGTTTAACCATTTACTTACAGAATAGCTTAGGTAAGGTAGGTTCAACCTCGCTTCATTTTACCATCATAGCCCTTCATTGACATGTTATTTGGTggtgatttaaaaatgttgaaagcTATCCGAACAATGATGTACTTTTCATCATAATTCACAACATACAGTCCGGTGCGTATAGATGACATGTATGTATTGATATCAATAATCCAGGCCTGGGGTTACTTGAAGGCACATGTGGCATCACTTGCCCAAACTGTGAGCAGTAATGATGTCAGCTCAGTGATCTAAAGTTAGTTACAGTATATTAGCATTGTTTTCGCCGCAGAGATAGAGGAAAAAATATTATCCAATAATTATTCAACATACATAAATCATATGTAAAAAGAACAATTCCAGAAAATTACAATAAACAATTTTATCAGGCATTAGCTGAACTTCTGTCTGAATTTAGGCATGATTTATGATGAGAAATGCCAGTTTTCACAGAAAGTAATGATGCAGAATGATAAAACcagaataaatacaattttaaacaCCAAAATGTCTGATTATcttcaaataaaatatgctttattctgtttctgtgtattaAAATTCTTATCTTCTCTATTTTTATCCTGCTTATTGAACTTCATTTTACTCAGTTGATAGTGTATAAACCAATTATTATAATGTGGAAATATTTGTCCTGTGTTTTCTAGAGTTTTCCCCAAAGCTGATTGGTCTGACGGGGACAGCAGCACAGGTTGAGCAGGTTTCCAGATCCTACAGAGTGTATTACAGTCAGGGACCTAAGGATGAAGACAACGACTACATTGTGAGTTACAACCTGCTCTAGTTTTGCCAGCTGCACATCTTGATAATAAAAGGAACATAAATACAGGATTTATTGCACCCATTATAAGAAGTACCTTTCTAAATTCCACCCCTTGTTGTCTTTAGGTCGATCACACCATCATCATGTACCTTGTGGGACCTGACGGAGAGTTTGTGGATTATTTTGGACAGAACAAAAGAAACGTGGAGATCACCAACTCAATAGCAGCACATATGAGAAAGTACAAGAAGGGGAAGTGAGCAGCAGCTTGTCGTCAGACATTAAGTCATTTGGTTACCTTAAATCATCACTGCCATCTTGgtggtctctctctctttgtacaaAGATAACATCTGCAGTAACATTCCTTTCAATCACATTTCAGGTTGATACTGATCTATTGTTCTCCTTTTTAATCTATAATACACTtcacactgctgctcactggACATGATTTGCTGCAGGTGTTTTCTGCTTGAAAATGTTATACAAACTCCACTGAGCTTAATAGCTCTGATTTCTGATGCAAACAACAAGGACATATCCAACTCAATAGCCAACTGCATCAGTCTTCATCaggactgttttgtttttccctttaaATCATTTAAACTGGAGAAACAGTGGTCACTAAAAAACACATCCCAACtgagtaaaaactgaaatgccATTTGAAACTGAATCCAGATTCATTTTACAtacattgaaaaaaacaaagcaaattcTCAAATTTGAATGTTAAACTTTAGGTTTAAACTAAATCCTAAAACTGTTTGTTCTTTGCTGCTCAAATAATTGTTAAACCATTCACAGGATGTTTTCGTTCTTGaagcagtgtgtttatgtatttatttttttaaattttttttttttatgaatatagCAGAAAGTTTTACTGGGTGGAACAATGGAAATAAATGCAACTTTGAGCTCCCTGATCTCTAACAccttttttcatcattttgagCCCCAGACGTTTTACGTCCTAATGGGACTTCACATGCCAATGACTTCACATGTGATAGCTGGAAGTTGCTTGACTTATGGAAAATAAAAGCCCTTCAAACAGACATTGCTTTAAAACTATTACTACTTCTTAACACCATTGCATCCAGAGCACCTgaaaatgatatattttatgtatgccaagaattgaataaaaaaatgttaaaagtagTTGAAGGTTCAGCCTCAGGTTTGTTGACCTAATAGAAGAATTAGCAGAGTTCGATACTCTAATTTTTTTTGCGCCAAGATTTTGGTTTCTGCTATTTCTAGCACCCAGACCTTCGGAGAGATTATAGTCTTAGCAAAAATGACTTTCTTTTATAACGAACTTCACTTGATGAAGATTTGATTTAAAACACTCTTGTGAAAACTGAGCTCACCCATAATGAGTAACTGCTTTCAGACGGAGATTAACCGCACTCTCTCAGTGTTTTCTTAGGAGGCTTGTCTCTATAAAACattctttgtttgtgtttaatagAGCATGAAGAGAAGCTGTGCTTAGAGAAATACTACAATTATTCTAACTTGAACTTGCCACCAGCCAGTATTGATTTATTAATATCTTTTCTGCCTTCACACCTGTTGTGCTCCTCCCTTAGAAATTGGATtagaaaagcaaacacagcagtTGTCCGGCTCCGTACGGCCAGACACCGCACTGATGTCTGGAGCAGAGGGGTCATTCTGCTCTGACCGCAGTAGTATGCAACACTCAAAATGGCACAAATGAA
This genomic window from Mastacembelus armatus chromosome 8, fMasArm1.2, whole genome shotgun sequence contains:
- the tmem220 gene encoding transmembrane protein 220; this encodes MGEVCEEKDTKTWLFLIWQVCNVFMSLFFALATYVQINDPDAGLWMTGYGVPAVLCAFIGLKPHVTETLPWRRVADLHVMISSAVIAMLGWTLYKERVTQIFQQEEGREFSGLTLTVVWLLLCRHSGRAPVGMLRVSTAVAITVFPFVAWLYYYINKELRSNWPSHCTTAI
- the sco1 gene encoding protein SCO1 homolog, mitochondrial, which encodes MGPTMTLSVLYRGLFHTNAKVLQTCTQSPAGRLVHSVLRREPGPSQTLSTRRAHCCLGNISQWYTCRAAPWLNHCSRSFSSTPPSSSPGDRPKKSGPVTWKSLAITFTIGGAILGGMKYFKKEKEEMIEKERNRSIGRPALGGPFSLIDHNNKPTKSEDFLGRWILIYFGFTHCPDICPEEIEKMIEVVNEIDKIKSLPNLTPILITIDPDRDTPEALAAYVKEFSPKLIGLTGTAAQVEQVSRSYRVYYSQGPKDEDNDYIVDHTIIMYLVGPDGEFVDYFGQNKRNVEITNSIAAHMRKYKKGK